In one Lolium rigidum isolate FL_2022 chromosome 3, APGP_CSIRO_Lrig_0.1, whole genome shotgun sequence genomic region, the following are encoded:
- the LOC124697201 gene encoding heptahelical transmembrane protein 4-like — protein MTSTVTLLKRRTTMRMSDLAAVASPTSTTESFLLGASKGGGSTGSDVGKRCCGHKHELVGYEALPDFLKHNEFVLDYYRSEWPIKQALLSVFALHNETINIWTHLIGFFVFLVLTVCAATMVPMETGVATSETGHLTNCTSNPTVLMAYYGTNGTAVAMHAALRRNVSVPVETELTAAAALSSAATHPVTRWPFYAYLCGAMFCLLMSSGCHLLSCHSEHACYVLLRLDYAGITGLIVTSFYPLVYYTFLCDPFYRTLYLAAITVFGAAAVAVSMLPVFEAPDLRWARAALFACMAASGLVPIVHKLLVFGARPEAVLTTGYELAMGAFYLAGVVAYGARVPERWLPGKFDLFGHSHQLFHALVIAGAYTHYQAGLVYLSWRDMDMCL, from the exons ATGACTTCCACGGTGACGCTGCTGAAGAGGAGGACCACCATGAGGATGAGCGACTTGGCCGCCGTGGCGTCGCCAACGTCGACGACGGAGTCTTTCCTGCTGGGGGCAAGCAAAGGCGGCGGCAGCACCGGCAGCGACGTGGGGAAGCGGTGCTGCGGGCACAAGCACGAGCTCGTCGGCTATGAGGCGCTGCCGGACTTCCTCAAGCACAACGAGTTCGTCCTCGACTACTACCGCAGCGAGTGGCCCATCAAGCAGGCGCTCCTCAGTGTTTTCGCTCTCCACAACGAGACCATCAACATCTGGAC GCATTTGATCGGCTTCTTCGTCTTCCTTGTGCTAACCGTGTGCGCCGCCACGATGGTTCCGATGGAAACCGGCGTGGCGACGTCCGAGACAGGCCACCTGACGAACTGCACCAGCAACCCCACGGTGCTGATGGCCTACTACGGCACCAATGGAACGGCCGTCGCAATGCATGCGGCCCTGCGCCGCAACGTGTCCGTTCCCGTCGAGACGGAGCtcacggcagcggcggcgctgtCGTCGGCGGCCACACACCCGGTCACGCGGTGGCCGTTCTACGCCTACCTGTGCGGCGCCATGTTCTGCCTGCTGATGAGCAGCGGCTGCCACTTGCTATCGTGCCACTCGGAGCACGCCTGCTACGTACTGCTCCGCCTCGACTACGCCGGCATCACGGGCCTCATCGTCACCTCCTTCTACCCGCTCGTCTACTACACCTTCCTCTGCGACCCCTTCTATCGCACCCTCTACCTCGCCGCCATCACCGTcttcggcgccgccgccgtcgccgtctccATGCTGCCGGTCTTCGAGGCGCCCGACCTGCGGTGGGCGCGCGCCGCGCTCTTCGCATGCATGGCCGCGTCGGGGCTCGTGCCCATCGTGCACAAGTTGCTCGTCTTCGGCGCCCGGCCGGAGGCGGTGCTCACCACGGGGTACGAGTTGGCCATGGGGGCCTTCTACCTTGCGGGCGTCGTGGCGTACGGCGCCAGGGTGCCGGAAAGGTGGCTGCCGGGCAAGTTTGACCTTTTCGGCCACAGCCACCAGTTGTTCCACGCGCTCGTCATCGCCGGCGCTTACACGCACTACCAGGCCGGCCTTGTTTACTTGAGCTGGAGGGACATGGACATGTGCTTGtaa